A region of the Paramormyrops kingsleyae isolate MSU_618 unplaced genomic scaffold, PKINGS_0.4 ups128, whole genome shotgun sequence genome:
ACCTCTCTTGCAATATGACACCTGAATAAAACATCATATTCTTCTCAATACACAACAGGTACCTCATTATATAAAAAAGTGAAATTGTGTTGACCCAGATTGATTTAACACGGTAAAAATCAGATATTGTACACATTAGTTTAAATCAGCTGCCAGGTTTCCAGTTATTTTGGAGGCCTAAACCTCTCTGGACCGGGCAAATATGAACTTCTCAGTACACATCAGGCACCCAACTATATAGAAAAAGTGACATTGTCCTGGCCCAGACTGatttaatactttaaaaatcagatggaaACGAAGCATGTCATACTGTAATGCACAGTGAATGAGAAGCCAGGTTTCCATGCCCATTGATATACCTTAAACCTCTCTGGGcagtaggatcacacatgcaatAATACAATGCCTGGATTGGCGAGCTCAGGACGAGGAGGCACTATGTACACCACAGATgaggagcagacgagaggcacctgggatcatccacacgagggctgaaacgagaggcacctgggatcatccacacgagcgctgaaacgagaggcacctgggatcatccacacgagggctgaaacgagaggcacctgggatcatccacacgagcgctgaaacgagaggcacctgggatcatccacacgagcactgaaacgagaggcacctgggatcatccacacgagcgctgaaacgagaggcagggttaaacaaggaacaggtgtggctcattagcGCCACACCACGGGGGAACacaggggaaaaaatcatgTGGGGCGTGACAGCACCCACCTCTCAATATATGGTAACATCAGTGTTCGTACCTCTGAAAAGGTCCAgtgataaaaatgtattattgttCTTATTCCACAAAATAAGATAATTTGCGCAAAaaattgcaaaaacaaaaagtagaTAATGTCCCACTCACACCTCACAGTTTTGGGACAAAGAGCAGGAGTTGGGGGTGTAATAATggtaaataaaaaagtaaatatgGGGAAACTTCTAatgtttttactttacacaCCTCCTTGCGTTTTATTGCCTACTTAAATTTGCCCAGCAAATCAATCTTTCAttctccacaaaaaaaaaaaaaacgcactgGCAGTCTGGCAAGTTTCACGGCCGGCACtggtgatattagacaaaagtacATTGGTTATAGGTCAAATTTTCCAATTCATAAACATGGAGACACAATCAAAAAACGTTGTTCTTGCTCCGCTctaaatatcaaggatacatcggttgcatccttgccAGGAGACCAGTCCCATAATTCATTACTCCCCTGGTTCTTTCTTGGGAAGCAAATTAGCAATACCACTCTTTCCAgatccacaagtatgatctttgcattcttggtctAGACTGGATTAGGAACTAAAAGGAGTCCCTCCAAGGGATTACAATTGGACCCAGTTCTTGTGGTGTGAATACAAcaaaaggttctggttcctgAAAAAAGTTCCCGTGGTGTGAAAGCACCCCAAAGGTAGGCGAGTACCTGGAAGTGCAGTACGTTTATTACTCTAATCCAAAAATGGACATTTGCTAATAACAGTGCTATTATTTGTTTATCACTAGCAGTAACAGCTGGAAAAAATAGTGTACCTaatattaattttgttttttttctccctgtgTATTAACAGACTATCTGTTTCTAATCTTACCTGAGGAACTATCCAAGGAAGCTTCCTCATAGCTGGTCAGCATGGAAATTCACTACATCAACAACTCTGTTATATTTATAAGTAAACAGTTCAATGCCTCAGGTCAGGAATTGACCTTATTTAAGCAGTGCGAACACATGCCTGCCATGATCATTTTTTATTTGAGCCTGCAGTATGTTAACATGTTCTTGGGAATCCCAGCCAACTTGATGGTTTTGTGGCTTCTGCACAAAAACAAAGCGGACTCCTCGACCTCAGACATCTTTATTTGGCACCTGGCTGTTCTGGACACCCTCTTCTGCCTCATCCCTCCTCTGGAATTGGCCAACATCATGTACCTGACAAGCAGCAGCCTCCGGTACGTGCTACGCCTCTTCTACGGCATCAAAGACTCATCCTCGCTCTTCCTCTCCTGCATCTGCTTGGACCGCTACATGGCGGTGGTCCACCCCATTACCTTTGCGGCGCTGAAGGACCgccagcaccggtcagtgtgcgCCGCGGTTGTGTGGGTCCTCACACTGGCTTACGCGGCAGTCAAGTGCACGGGAACCATCGTAAAATTCGAGAAGGCTTTCACTGTCATGATCCTGGCCACCTTCGCTGTCATGCTGTTCTGCAACCTCTCCATACTCTTCACCCTCCGGCACTCTGGACCAGCTCGGGATGTGATGCACCCGGTCAAGAAGAAAGCCTTCAAGATGGTCCTCATCATCCAGACCATCATCATTTTCAACTATTTGCCTCCTGTGGCGCTCTTTCCATTTCAGGAGTACTTCTCTCACGATGTCTTCCACTGTTACATCAACTACCTCACCTTTGGATTCATGGATATCAGCAGCACCATCCAGCCCATGCTGTACCTGTCAAAGGAGAAGCTGTCTTGCTCACCCAGGTGCTGCTGTAAAAGGTGCTTTGACCAGGAGATGCATGAAGTCTCAACATAAAACAGCAAAGGTTTTTGGTTTATGTCTAGATTAAGTTTTTTCCGtaagtactgtttttttgttacaAACTTAAATGTTAACATGTAGCTACATAAATCCTCACAAATTTGCATCTTTATTATGATAGATACATAAATTATCCCTGTCATCCTCGCACAAAGTGCAGAAGGCTTCAATACTTGATGTCAAAGAAAAACTGTACATTTGACAGGTTCATTTTGGAATTCCAGGTCTCTGTGTTCTTCATAAACAAACAGCTTTCATTACTTGTCAACTGTTTTAAGAACAGgtaacattaaataaattgtACTTTGAATGTTTTTCTGTTGCACTTGCTGGTCCTTGAATAGTCTTAATAGGTTTTTACTTTGTTAATAGTTATATATGCAGTTGTGTACCCATTGGATTGCTCCTGCTCCAAAACTGCTTATATTTGTACCTGG
Encoded here:
- the LOC140587019 gene encoding uracil nucleotide/cysteinyl leukotriene receptor-like, encoding MEIHYINNSVIFISKQFNASGQELTLFKQCEHMPAMIIFYLSLQYVNMFLGIPANLMVLWLLHKNKADSSTSDIFIWHLAVLDTLFCLIPPLELANIMYLTSSSLRYVLRLFYGIKDSSSLFLSCICLDRYMAVVHPITFAALKDRQHRSVCAAVVWVLTLAYAAVKCTGTIVKFEKAFTVMILATFAVMLFCNLSILFTLRHSGPARDVMHPVKKKAFKMVLIIQTIIIFNYLPPVALFPFQEYFSHDVFHCYINYLTFGFMDISSTIQPMLYLSKEKLSCSPRCCCKRCFDQEMHEVST